From a single Sorghum bicolor cultivar BTx623 chromosome 5, Sorghum_bicolor_NCBIv3, whole genome shotgun sequence genomic region:
- the LOC8079741 gene encoding aspartic proteinase Asp1, with protein MAGSWKMVAGVLLLLSLLPLASSSMVFKLDGSVYPVGHFYVTMNIGEPAEPYFLDIDTGSSFTWLECHAKDGPCKTCNKVPHPLYRLTRKKLVPCADPLCDALHKDLGTTKKCTDVRKNQCDYKVKYQDGLSSLGVLLLDKFSLPTGGARNIAFGCGYDQMKGSKKKAPEKVPVDGILGLGRGSVDLASQLKHSGAVSKNVIGHCLSSKGGGYLFIGEENVPSSHVTWVPMAPTTPGEPNHYSPGQATLHLDSNPIGTKPLKAIFDSGSTYTYLPENLHAQLVSALKASLSKSSLKQVSDPALPLCWKGPKPFKTVHDTPKEFKSLVTLKFDLGVTMIIPPENYLIITGHGNACFGILDMPGLDQYIIGDITMQEQLVIYDNEKGRLAWMPSPCDKIPKSKAAIISRI; from the exons ATGGCTGGCAGCTGGAAGATGGTTGCCGGGGTTCTGCTCCTACTTTCACTCCTTCCGTTGGCCTCGTCGTCCATGGTGTTCAAGCTTGACGGCAGCGTCTATCCTGTAGG CCACTTCTATGTGACCATGAACATTGGGGAGCCCGCGGAGCCCTACTTCCTGGACATCGACACCGGCAGCAGCTTCACCTGGCTCGAGTGCCACGCAAAGGATGGTCCCTGCAAAACGTGCAACAAG GTGCCACACCCACTGTACCGACTGACACGGAAGAAGCTAGTTCCATGCGCAGATCCTCTCTGCGACGCACTGCACAAAGACCTGGGTACAACCAAAAAGTGCACAGATGTACGGAAGAACCAATGCGACTACAAAGTGAAGTACCAAGATGGATTGTCATCTCTTGGTGTGCTCCTCCTTGACAAGTTCTCGTTGCCTACGGGCGGTGCGCGCAACATCGCCTTTGG CTGTGGGTATGATCAGATGAAGggctccaagaagaaggcccccgAGAAGGTGCCGGTCGACGGCATCCTTGGGCTTGGAAGGGGCTCAGTAGACCTGGCCTCGCAGCTGAAGCACAGTGGAGCCGTCTCCAAGAATGTGATAGGCCATTGCCTCAGCTCAAAGGGAGGGGGCTACCTCTTCATTGGGGAAGAGAATGTGCCCTCTTCACATGTAACCTGGGTCCCCATGGCTCCAACAACACCCGG GGAACCTAATCACTACTCGCCGGGCCAAGCAACCCTGCATTTGGATAGTAATCCGATAGGCACAAAGCCGTTGAAGGCGATCTTCGACAGTGGCAGCACTTACACCTACTTGCCTGAGAATCTACATGCTCAGCTCGTTTCTGCA CTGAAGGCCTCTCTCAGCAAGTCGTCACTCAAACAGGTGTCTGATCCTGCACTGCCTCTATGCTGGAAAGGACCTAAACCTTTCAAAACTGTGCACGACACCCCGAAAGAATTCAAGTCACTGGTCACTCTGAAATTTGACCTTGGAGTCACCATGATTATCCCTCCAGAAAACTACCTCATTATCACT GGGCATGGGAATGCATGCTTTGGCATTCTTGATATGCCAGGCTTGGATCAGTACATAATTGGAG ACATCACAATGCAGGAACAGCTTGTGATATATGACAATGAGAAAGGGAGGCTCGCATGGATGCCATCACCATGTGATAAAATACCAAAGTCCAAAGCTGCGATCATTTCGCGCATCTGA